The window CTTTGCATCACATTTATTGTAGGCCAATTATGATATACGCACTATTCAGGAACTGCTGGGGCATAGTGATGTAAGAACAACAATGATTTATACGCATACTCTTAAAAGTCAAACGAAAAAAGAAGCGAAAAGTCCGCTTGATTTTTAATCTAAATTGTGAGATATTAATTGTTACCAGACACTACTGATTTATCATCCTTATGTCACAGTCATCCCATAAGCTCGTAAAACAGGCCTAAGAGGCCTGAATTACAATCGAATTTTCTCCAAATCTCAATTAGTGAGTTTCTTGTTTTAACACTAACGCCCTCCCTGTAGGCTGAGTAAAACCGTGTGCTGTCCCATAACTATGGACCAAATCCCGGTAAAAACGCCTGTTTCGGTGCATAGAGTAAACGAAAAGCACCATCTGCTGTCCCATAAAACCTCAAACCCCTTTTCTACAGTTGCGGCAGAAAAGCGGCGCAACTGAAAAGCAAAAAGCCTTATAAATCAAGGAATTCCAGAAACGCAACAACAAAAACACACCAAATCATAGTGCCACGCTTGTTTTGTGGGGTCATAACTGCTTGAATTTGCAGAGTATTTATTTAGTAACTGTAGAAGATGGGCTTTGATATGGCACCGGAAATCCGCTGTCGCTATGCGGGCGTGGCGAGACAAGGTAACGGCAAGGCAGGTATTTGCAGGTACTTGATGGTACCTGGCGATTCGGAGACGGGATTTCCGGAAGGCGGCGTTCCTTGCACCAGGATTTCAGAGGAGATATTCGGCGAGGTTTACGCGGTATTTGTTTGGATCAAGGGTCTTTACTATCGACCTTTGATACCTTCCGCTGTCGTTCTTTTCAGTCAGGTCAACAACGATTCCGTCGATTTTCTTGCCGCTGCTGTCCACTATAATCATAACCCGTGGCCTGTCTGCATTGGCGGGGGTACATTCATATACAAGCCCCATCTCTCTTGTGTCGAGCAATACGAGGGAACCCACAGGATAAACGCCGACCATGTTGACAAAGAACTTGAAGAGGATGGGATCTATTTCTATGCCTGTCCTGTCCATCATAACGCTTAAGACCCTGTCGGGAGGGAGCGGTACCCTCTGGTATACCCTCGATGAGGTCATGGCATCGTACTGGTCGGCGATTGAAACTATTTTTGTATAGAAGTCGAGAACCTGGGGTTCCCTTATCTTGGGATAGCCGGAATGATCAAGGCTGATGTGGTGCTGAAAGGCAACTATTGCACTCTGGATAGAGATCTTGTCGAGTCCCTTCAGTTTCAGTATGGCCCTTGCCCCCCAGTAAGGATGTCTCTTGATGATCTTCCACTCCTCTTCGGTAAAGGCAGTGGGTTTGTTCAGTGTCTCCTTGGGGACCTCCATCTTCCCGATATCATGGAAGAGGGCAACGAGACCAAGTTCTGTGAGGTTCCGCTTGTGAAGACCGATCTTCTGTCCGATGGCTATCGAAAGGACACTGACATTAACTGAATGGTTGTAAGTGTAGTCGTCGTAGTCCTTGATTGCAGTCATACCGATAAGCAACTGATCCTCGGAAAGGATGAGATCAACCATCGATTCGACGATCCTTTTTGCCCTTTTTATGCTTACCCTCTCACCGGCCTTGAGCTTTGTTATGACCCCCTTCGTGAAGGAGACTGCATTGAAATATGTCTTCTTCACGATCCGTCTTCTATCGACCTCTCCATCCTCTTTTATCTTCTTTAGCCTGTCGATCCGTATATTTAAATCATCCTCGATCATCGCTTCAATTGCCTCATAGGGGGTGTTCGAATATCCGGATGCGATAAACGCCCTAAGAAATAGTTTGAGATCATCGATAGACAATGGCGCTGTGAAGACCACCGTCCCCATTCCTCTCCTTCTGAACTCCCTTGAGAGATAGTCGAAGTTCAGCAGAAACTCAAGTGGATATTTTACACGGGAGTCATTGAGATAGAAGAAGTCCCCGATAAGATCGATCCTGAGAACCCCCTCCTGCTGAATAATGGGATTTGCTATGTCCAGCAGTTTTTCAGCTGTGCTTATAACGGCTACGTTATCGACGTCGTGGAACTGGCCGGTCCTTAATACGACGGACAACTGGTTTATTACATGCTTGGCCTCTGTTGCCTGTTCCTGTTCAGATTTTTCCATTATTCAACCTGTTTATTGCTGAAATTACATGTTCTTTCAGAATCCTGTTTTTTGAGTCCTTGAGTTTTTCAAGTATACCCGCTGCCTCTTTGGAACCGATAAGCGCGGCACAGTATGCAGCGGCAGCGCGTGTTTCATCGTTCTTGATCCTCTTAAAGAAGGTCTGTTTCTTGAGGACCCTGAGGACAAGCTCTTCGGTATCCCCCTCCGGCCACCTTGCCAGGGTTTCAAAATACTCCCTCTTTTCACTGAAGCTGAGGTCCCTGAAGTCTTTTCCCCGGATGCAGTCCGTGATAATCTTTTTGGAGACGATGGTTCCTATATGTCCGATCGCCCTTACGGCGGCAACCCTGATGGACTCGTCGCTGTCGGTCAGACAGCCCTTAAGTATCGATACCACATCGCCGCTCCCCATCTCACCAAGCGCGCGGATTGCCTCTTTTCTGACACGCTTGTCGGGATGCCGGATCGAGCGGGTAAGATATTCAATCGCCCTCCTGTCGCCAATCTGTCTGAGTATGTAGATTATATTTCTTACAACATACCATCTCCTGTCGGATAACCCGTTCGCTACTGCATTGATATCCTGTTTTCCCAGCTCCGAGATAATTTTTATGACGGCCTTCCTGGAGGATATGTTCTTCAGTTCACCAAGGAGGGAGATCAAAGGAGGAATTGATGCCTTGCTCAGTACATGGGAAAATTCATGCAGGGTATCGGCTTCAAATTCGGCGCCGCTGTCCAGTATGTCACCAAGGGCGAGGATACAACCGGCGGAGTTCAGATGGTAGTCGACACCTTTGAGATAAGGATTGACCTCATCGGGATAGAGGGAGCGTTTTATGGAGTTCCGGATTTTTTTAATGGTATAGATTACCGTATCAAGATTTCCATGAGATATGGAATAGACTATTGTCTTCTTCATGAAATCCGTTATCTCCTGGAACTCGGCCTTGCCCTGGGCCTCGGCAAGCATGTCAAAGAGTATCTGCATCAACAGGAAGGTCTTGTCCGTAGGCTCGTTTTCTATCTCTTCTATTATGCTCTTGAGATCGTTGTTTGTGAGGGGTACAATGCTTATTGCCGATGACCTCTCGATACCAAGGGCATCATCATAAGCCCTGAGGACCTCCTCCCCTCCGGCATATGCTCCCTTTGCTTC is drawn from bacterium BMS3Abin08 and contains these coding sequences:
- the rpfG_5 gene encoding cyclic di-GMP phosphodiesterase response regulator RpfG, producing the protein MEKSEQEQATEAKHVINQLSVVLRTGQFHDVDNVAVISTAEKLLDIANPIIQQEGVLRIDLIGDFFYLNDSRVKYPLEFLLNFDYLSREFRRRGMGTVVFTAPLSIDDLKLFLRAFIASGYSNTPYEAIEAMIEDDLNIRIDRLKKIKEDGEVDRRRIVKKTYFNAVSFTKGVITKLKAGERVSIKRAKRIVESMVDLILSEDQLLIGMTAIKDYDDYTYNHSVNVSVLSIAIGQKIGLHKRNLTELGLVALFHDIGKMEVPKETLNKPTAFTEEEWKIIKRHPYWGARAILKLKGLDKISIQSAIVAFQHHISLDHSGYPKIREPQVLDFYTKIVSIADQYDAMTSSRVYQRVPLPPDRVLSVMMDRTGIEIDPILFKFFVNMVGVYPVGSLVLLDTREMGLVYECTPANADRPRVMIIVDSSGKKIDGIVVDLTEKNDSGRYQRSIVKTLDPNKYRVNLAEYLL
- a CDS encoding PBS lyase HEAT-like repeat protein, with the protein product MVETEEIKDLLQSLIKAKKNLRLYPENNPIYKKTIDTIYGRISSAVEAEGSLTFRIRQYDIFLQDDLIYHNEDKEESLSLFFFKDGVREITFKQGIPLEEVEDFLKIISMDFDKEALDDDVVTLMWERDFHFIDYLVDDTILLEDEGYEEMATKEAKGAYAGGEEVLRAYDDALGIERSSAISIVPLTNNDLKSIIEEIENEPTDKTFLLMQILFDMLAEAQGKAEFQEITDFMKKTIVYSISHGNLDTVIYTIKKIRNSIKRSLYPDEVNPYLKGVDYHLNSAGCILALGDILDSGAEFEADTLHEFSHVLSKASIPPLISLLGELKNISSRKAVIKIISELGKQDINAVANGLSDRRWYVVRNIIYILRQIGDRRAIEYLTRSIRHPDKRVRKEAIRALGEMGSGDVVSILKGCLTDSDESIRVAAVRAIGHIGTIVSKKIITDCIRGKDFRDLSFSEKREYFETLARWPEGDTEELVLRVLKKQTFFKRIKNDETRAAAAYCAALIGSKEAAGILEKLKDSKNRILKEHVISAINRLNNGKI